The window TGGCGATGGCGGCTTCGTCCGGCACTTCGCGGACCATGGCCGGGATCTTGTCCAGGCCGGCCTGCTGGCTGGCACGCCAGCGACGCTCGCCGGCGATGATCTCGTAGCGGCCCTTGTCGATGGGGCGCACCACGATGGGCTGCATCACGCCCTGGGCCTTGATGGACTGGGCGAGTTCTTCCAGGGCCTGCGGGTCCATATCGCGGCGCGGCTGGTATTTGCCGCGCTGGATCAGGTCCAGCGGCAGGTGCTGGAGTTCCTTGTTGTCGACCTGAACGGCTTCTTCCTGCAGGGTAGCGGCGCTGGAGCCACTGAGCAGGGCATCCAGCCCGCGTCCGAGACCTCGTTTCTTGGCGGCCATGCGGGTTCCTTAATCTTTAGGCGGTGGCGGTGGTGCGGGCGGAGCGCTGGCGGCGCACCAGCTCGCCGGCCAGCGCCAGGTAGGCGAGGGCACCGCGGGATTGCTTGTCGTAGACCAGCGCCGGCATGCCGAAGCTGGGTGCCTCGGCCAGTCGCACGTTGCGCGGGATCACGGTGGTGTAGAGCTTGTCGCCGAAGTGTTCCTGCAGCTGCGCGCTGACGTCGTTGGTCAGGCTGATGCGCGGGTCGTACATGGTACGCAGCAGGCCCTCGATCTTCAGCGCCGGGTTCAGCCGCTCGGCAATGCGCTGGATGCTGTTCATCAGGTCGGTCAGGCCTTCCAGCGCGTAGTACTCACACTGCATCGGAATGATCACGCCGTCCGAGGCGGACAGGGCGTTGACGGTCAGCATCGACAGCGACGGCGGGCAGTCGATGAGGATGAAATCGTAGTTCTCGCGAATGGGAGCCAACGCCTGGCGCAGGCGGTGCTCTTTCATGTCCATCTCCAGCAGCACCACTTCCGCGGCAGTGAGGTCGCGGTTGGCGGGCAGCAGCTGGTAGCCGCCGTGCTCGGAGAACTGCATGGCCTGGGCCAGGTCGCACTCGCCGGTCAGCACGTCGTAGATGGAATGATCCAGGGACAACTTATCCACACCGCTGCCGGTGGTGGCATTGCCCTGTGGATCGAGGTCGATCATCAGCACGCGTCGCTTGGTGGCAACCAGCGATGCGGCGAGATTGATACAGGTCGTGGTCTTGCCGACGCCGCCTTTCTGGTTGGCGATCGCGAATACCTTAGCCATGGTTTCCCCCACTCCCCGTCATGCAATGCGGCGCAGTATCAGCAGATGGCGCTGGCCTTGGCAACCCGGCACCGCCAGAGCGTGTTCGGCTTCGACCCGGAAATCTTCCGGGAGTGCCGCAAGCTCTTCGCTGGGGTGGACGCCTTTCATGGCCAGCCAATTGGTGTGGGCGTCGCCGAGGTGGCGCGTCCAGTTGGTGAAGTCTTCGAGGCTGCTGAACGCCCGGGAGACGATGCCGTTGAACGGCAGTTCGGGTTGGAAGGCTTCCACCCGGCTGTGGATAACCTGGAGGTTGTCCAGTTTCAGTTCCAGCTTCACCTGGGTGAGGAAGCGGGTCTTCTTGCCGTTGCTGTCCAGCAGTGTCAGCGACTTGCCGGGGAACAGGATGGCCAGCGGAATACCGGGCATGCCGCCGCCACTGCCGACGTCCAGCCAGCGTTCGCCACCGGCAGCTTCGAACCGAGCGACGATGCTCAGGCTGTCGAGCAGGTGGCGCGAGACCATTTCATCCACATCGCGCACGGCGGTGAGGTTGTAGGCCTTGTTCCACTTGGCCAGCAGGGCCAGGTAGTCGAGAAGGCGCTGTTGGGTGGCGGCGTCGATGTTCAGGCCGAGTGTTTCAATGCCACGCGCGAGTTCGTCGGCGTGGCGGGCAGTGACCAGGGACATCAGGCGCTCTGCTCCAGCTGACGGCCGGACGAGCGCTTCTTCAGGTGGATCAGCAACAGGGAGATGGCCGCCGGGGTCACACCCGGGATGCGGCCGGCTTGACCGAGGGTTTCCGGACGGGCGTTACCCAGCTTGAGCTGGATCTCCTTGGAGAGACCGGAAATGGTCTGGTAATCGATATCCACAGGCAGCTGGGTGTCTTCACTGGCGCGCAGGCGAGCGATCTCTTCCTGCTGACGGTCGATGTAGCCCGCGTACTTGGTGCGGATCTCCACCTGTTCGGCGACTTGCGGGTCTTCCGCACCGGCGCCGGTCACTTCGGCCAGGCTGACGTAGTCGATTTCCGGACGGGCCAGCAGGTTGAGCAGGTTGTACTCGTGCGCCAGCGGCGTGCCGAAACGCTCGGCGATGGCATCGCCCTGAGGAGTGTTCGGACGAACCCAGGTGCTCTTCAGCCGCTGTTCTTCCTGCTCGATGCCTTCGCGCTTGGCTTCGAAGACCGCCCAGCGCTCGTCGTCGATCAGGCCCAGCTCGCGGCCCTTCTCGGTGAGGCGCAGGTCGGCGTTGTCTTCGCGCAGGATCAGCCGGTACTCGGCGCGCGAAGTGAACATGCGGTACGGCTCCTGGGTGCCGAGGGTGATCAGGTCGTCGACCAGTACGCCGATGTAGGCCTCGTCGCGACGCGGGCACCAGCTGTCACGGCCCTGCGAACGCAGCGCGGCGTTGGTGCCGGCGAGCAGGCCCTGGGCGCCGGCTTCTTCGTAGCCGGTGGTGCCGTTGATCTGGCCGGCGAAGAACAGACCGCCGATGACCTTGGTTTCCAGGCTGTATTTCAGGTCGCGCGGATCGAAGTAGTCGTACTCGATGGCGTAGCCGGGACGCACGATGTGCGCATTCTCCATCCCACGGATCGAGCGAACGATATCCAGCTGCACGTCGAAGGGCAGCGAGGTGGAGATGCCGTTCGGGTACAGCTCATGGGTGGTCAGGCCTTCCGGTTCGAGGAAGACCTGATGGCTGTCCTTGTCGGCGAAGCGGTGGATCTTGTCTTCGATCGACGGGCAGTAGCGCGGGCCGACACCTTCGATCACGCCGGAATACATGGGCGAGCGATCGAGGTTGGACGCGATGATCTCATGGGTCCGCGCGTTGGTGTGGGTGATCCAGCAGCTGACCTGGCGCGGGTGCATTTCCTTGGAACCGAGGAAGGACATCACCGGGATGGGCGTATCGCCCGGCTGCTCGGTCATCACGCTGAAATCGACACTGCGGCCGTCGATGCGCGGCGGAGTACCGGTTTTCAGGCGACCGACGCGCAGCGGCAGTTCGCGCAGGCGCTTGGCCAGAGCGATCGACGGCGGATCGCCGGCGCGACCGCCGGAGTAATTCTGCAGACCGATGTGGATAAGTCCGCCGAGGAAAGTACCGGCGGTGAGTACGACGTTATCCGCATGGAATTTCAGACCCATCTGGGTCACCACGCCGCGCACCTGGTCCTGCTCGACGATCAGGTCGTCGCAGGACTGCTGGAATATCCACAGGTTGGGTTGGTTCTCCAGGATTTCGCGTACCGCGGCCTTGTAGAGGATGCGGTCGGCTTGTGCACGGGTGGCGCGCACTGCTGGGCCTTTGCGGCTGTTCAGAACGCGGAACTGGATGCCGCCTTTATCGGTGGCCAGTGCCATGGCACCGCCCAGCGCATCGATCTCCTTCACCAGATGGCTCTTGCCGATCCCACCGATGGCGGGGTTGCAGCTCATCTGGCCAAGGGTTTCCACATTGTGGGTGAGCAGCAGCGTCTTCACGCCCATGCGTGCAGCCGCGAGTGCGGCCTCAGTGCCGGCATGGCCGCCGCCGATCACGATCACGTCAAAACGGGAAGGGAAATCCACCACGCACCTCGTGCCTGTTGATCAAGGAGAAATAAGAGAGCCGG of the Pseudomonas sp. PSE14 genome contains:
- the mnmG gene encoding tRNA uridine-5-carboxymethylaminomethyl(34) synthesis enzyme MnmG encodes the protein MDFPSRFDVIVIGGGHAGTEAALAAARMGVKTLLLTHNVETLGQMSCNPAIGGIGKSHLVKEIDALGGAMALATDKGGIQFRVLNSRKGPAVRATRAQADRILYKAAVREILENQPNLWIFQQSCDDLIVEQDQVRGVVTQMGLKFHADNVVLTAGTFLGGLIHIGLQNYSGGRAGDPPSIALAKRLRELPLRVGRLKTGTPPRIDGRSVDFSVMTEQPGDTPIPVMSFLGSKEMHPRQVSCWITHTNARTHEIIASNLDRSPMYSGVIEGVGPRYCPSIEDKIHRFADKDSHQVFLEPEGLTTHELYPNGISTSLPFDVQLDIVRSIRGMENAHIVRPGYAIEYDYFDPRDLKYSLETKVIGGLFFAGQINGTTGYEEAGAQGLLAGTNAALRSQGRDSWCPRRDEAYIGVLVDDLITLGTQEPYRMFTSRAEYRLILREDNADLRLTEKGRELGLIDDERWAVFEAKREGIEQEEQRLKSTWVRPNTPQGDAIAERFGTPLAHEYNLLNLLARPEIDYVSLAEVTGAGAEDPQVAEQVEIRTKYAGYIDRQQEEIARLRASEDTQLPVDIDYQTISGLSKEIQLKLGNARPETLGQAGRIPGVTPAAISLLLIHLKKRSSGRQLEQSA
- a CDS encoding ParA family protein; this translates as MAKVFAIANQKGGVGKTTTCINLAASLVATKRRVLMIDLDPQGNATTGSGVDKLSLDHSIYDVLTGECDLAQAMQFSEHGGYQLLPANRDLTAAEVVLLEMDMKEHRLRQALAPIRENYDFILIDCPPSLSMLTVNALSASDGVIIPMQCEYYALEGLTDLMNSIQRIAERLNPALKIEGLLRTMYDPRISLTNDVSAQLQEHFGDKLYTTVIPRNVRLAEAPSFGMPALVYDKQSRGALAYLALAGELVRRQRSARTTATA
- the rsmG gene encoding 16S rRNA (guanine(527)-N(7))-methyltransferase RsmG yields the protein MSLVTARHADELARGIETLGLNIDAATQQRLLDYLALLAKWNKAYNLTAVRDVDEMVSRHLLDSLSIVARFEAAGGERWLDVGSGGGMPGIPLAILFPGKSLTLLDSNGKKTRFLTQVKLELKLDNLQVIHSRVEAFQPELPFNGIVSRAFSSLEDFTNWTRHLGDAHTNWLAMKGVHPSEELAALPEDFRVEAEHALAVPGCQGQRHLLILRRIA